In the genome of Terriglobales bacterium, one region contains:
- a CDS encoding glycoside hydrolase family 3 C-terminal domain-containing protein: protein MKRYSFAFLCLLLVVARVCVVAQQTGQTPAYKNPSLSVDERVNDLISRMTLKEKISQLAHTADAVPRLGIPEYDWWNEGLHGVARAGNATVFPQAIGMAAMFDEPLMFKIADVISTEFRAKYKANVHADGSTDWYKGLTIWSPNINIFRDPRWGRGQETYGEDPYLTSRLGLAFVKGLQGSDPKYLKTVATPKHYAVHSGPELTRHYVDVPVSKHDMADTYLPAFRATVMDGKAESVMCAYNAVNGEPACANKVLLQDYLRGAWGFKGYVVSDCAAIEDVFTGHKFTKTMEEGAAVSFQVGTDLICGMPPQSRVKLEKEALEKAVQDGIITEAVIDQSLRRLFSARFRLGMFDPPSMNPYDKIGPKDFDTEANRQLALTAAQKSLVLLKNTNSFLPLKKKYNTIAVVGPNADSEDALIGNYAGTPSHPVTILAGIRARFPESKIIYAKGIGLTGPATDPIPTEYLFTDISRKENGLKAEYFTNIKLEGEPVLRRTDKLLNFEWMYEGVPGYPNLVKNFSTRWTGVLVPPKTGEYLIGFTGEDGYRVWLDDKVVVEDWTPHRPASTVTTHISLEAGRVYNVKIEYFQLIRAAEAKLIWSILGEPEKQAAEAVKSADLVLAAMGLSPRIEGEEMKVNAEGFSGGDRTKIDLPAPQQKFLESIHALGKPIVLVLGGGSALAVNWADRNLPAIIQAWYPGGQGGTAVAQLLAGDFSPSGRLPVTFYKSLQELLPFDDYSMANRTYRYFKGDPLYPFGFGLSYTSFGYRNLRVNTGSTPTNGNVSVSVEVANTGQRAGEEVVQLYLSSSAAGAPLRALAGFQRVQLNPGQKKMVSFNIDNRQLSVVDENGKHRVLPGEVKVWVGGGQPVTRPGLARPNGLESHFVITGEAVTLPD from the coding sequence ATGAAGCGATACTCCTTTGCGTTCCTTTGTCTCCTACTCGTTGTCGCCCGCGTGTGTGTAGTCGCACAACAGACCGGCCAAACTCCTGCGTACAAAAATCCGAGCCTTTCGGTTGATGAGCGCGTGAACGACCTGATTTCGCGCATGACACTCAAGGAGAAGATTTCGCAATTGGCCCACACGGCCGATGCTGTACCGCGACTTGGGATTCCGGAATACGACTGGTGGAATGAGGGCTTACACGGCGTGGCGCGCGCGGGTAACGCAACAGTGTTTCCGCAGGCAATCGGCATGGCTGCGATGTTTGATGAGCCACTGATGTTCAAGATCGCCGACGTGATCAGCACGGAATTTCGTGCCAAGTACAAGGCGAACGTGCATGCCGATGGATCCACAGATTGGTACAAGGGGCTAACGATTTGGTCCCCGAACATCAACATTTTTCGAGACCCGCGGTGGGGACGTGGCCAGGAAACGTACGGCGAAGATCCCTATCTGACATCGCGCCTGGGATTGGCCTTTGTGAAAGGGCTGCAAGGAAGTGACCCGAAGTATCTCAAGACAGTTGCCACGCCGAAACACTATGCCGTCCACAGCGGTCCCGAACTGACGAGGCACTACGTCGATGTGCCCGTTTCGAAGCACGATATGGCAGACACCTATCTGCCGGCGTTCCGCGCGACGGTAATGGACGGCAAGGCCGAATCTGTTATGTGTGCCTACAACGCCGTGAACGGCGAACCCGCGTGTGCCAACAAGGTGCTGTTACAGGATTATCTTCGCGGAGCATGGGGCTTCAAGGGCTACGTCGTATCCGATTGTGCGGCGATTGAAGACGTCTTCACCGGACACAAGTTCACCAAAACCATGGAAGAAGGAGCCGCGGTTTCGTTCCAAGTTGGTACGGATTTGATCTGCGGCATGCCACCACAGTCACGCGTGAAACTGGAAAAAGAGGCCCTCGAGAAAGCCGTTCAGGATGGGATCATCACGGAAGCTGTGATCGATCAGTCATTACGGAGGCTGTTCTCGGCGAGGTTCCGTCTCGGCATGTTCGATCCGCCGTCGATGAATCCCTATGACAAGATCGGGCCGAAGGACTTCGATACCGAAGCGAATCGACAACTGGCGCTTACGGCTGCGCAAAAGTCCCTGGTGCTGCTAAAGAACACAAATAGTTTCTTGCCCCTGAAGAAGAAGTACAACACCATTGCCGTCGTCGGCCCGAATGCCGACAGTGAGGACGCACTGATAGGAAACTATGCCGGGACTCCAAGCCATCCTGTGACCATTCTTGCAGGAATTCGAGCGAGATTTCCGGAGTCGAAGATTATCTACGCAAAGGGCATTGGACTGACCGGGCCGGCGACGGATCCGATTCCCACCGAGTATCTGTTCACCGACATTTCCCGAAAAGAGAATGGTCTTAAAGCTGAGTACTTCACCAACATCAAACTCGAAGGCGAACCGGTACTTCGCCGGACAGACAAACTGCTGAACTTCGAATGGATGTACGAAGGCGTGCCGGGATACCCGAACCTGGTGAAGAACTTTTCTACCAGATGGACGGGCGTGCTCGTTCCACCGAAAACTGGCGAGTACCTGATCGGCTTCACGGGCGAAGATGGCTACCGCGTTTGGCTGGATGACAAAGTGGTCGTGGAAGACTGGACTCCGCACCGTCCCGCGAGCACGGTTACGACTCACATCAGTCTTGAGGCCGGGCGCGTTTACAACGTAAAGATCGAGTACTTTCAATTGATCCGTGCTGCCGAGGCCAAACTCATCTGGAGCATCTTGGGCGAACCCGAGAAGCAGGCCGCCGAAGCGGTTAAGTCAGCAGATCTCGTCCTTGCGGCCATGGGCCTTTCGCCCAGAATCGAAGGTGAAGAAATGAAGGTTAACGCCGAGGGGTTCAGCGGCGGTGACCGGACGAAAATCGATCTTCCTGCACCCCAGCAGAAGTTTCTCGAAAGCATACATGCTCTTGGGAAGCCGATCGTGCTGGTGCTTGGTGGCGGCAGCGCGTTAGCGGTCAACTGGGCCGATCGGAATCTGCCGGCGATCATCCAGGCATGGTATCCCGGCGGTCAGGGTGGCACGGCTGTTGCGCAATTGCTGGCCGGTGATTTCAGCCCGAGCGGACGTTTGCCGGTCACGTTCTACAAATCGCTTCAAGAGCTATTGCCGTTTGACGACTACAGCATGGCAAACCGAACCTACCGTTACTTCAAAGGCGACCCGTTGTACCCGTTCGGGTTTGGTTTGAGCTACACCAGTTTCGGTTATCGAAACCTTCGGGTAAACACCGGAAGTACGCCGACCAATGGAAACGTAAGCGTTTCGGTGGAAGTGGCGAACACGGGACAACGTGCAGGAGAAGAGGTTGTTCAGTTGTATCTCTCAAGCAGTGCTGCTGGGGCGCCTTTGAGAGCACTCGCCGGCTTTCAACGTGTGCAACTGAATCCGGGACAAAAGAAGATGGTGAGTTTCAATATTGATAACCGTCAGTTGAGCGTGGTTGATGAGAACGGGAAGCACCGCGTGCTTCCAGGGGAAGTGAAGGTATGGGTCGGGGGTGGACAGCCAGTCACCAGGCCAGGACTGGCAAGGCCAAACGGACTGGAGTCCCACTTCGTGATTACTGGCGAAGCTGTGACCCTACCTGACTAG
- a CDS encoding glycosyl hydrolase 115 family protein has protein sequence MPSPLRFAKALVLILFAVCVQNALALGQPRYVEPSCTPGCFTIADGESTATILVDPSDWPGVIRAAKDLQADINRVTGQTAKIVNVASQAGKSAIIIGTIGKSALVRRLAASRKIDVSSLSGKWEAFALQVVDRPLPGIDRALVIYGSDKRGTIFGIYDLSEQIGVSPWYWWADVPVQHRDSLFIKAGRFAQGPSPVKYRGIFLNDEAPALTNWVKEKFGNYNSQFYTKVFELILRMKGNYLWPAMWNNAFNEDDPENPKLADEYGIVMGTSHHEPMLRAQKEWKRHGTGPWDYTRNAGVLRNFWEEGVTRNKNYESIITVGMRGDGDMPMSEDANVQLLEKIVADQRDILKRAVNPDVTKIPQDWALYKEVQEYYEKGMRVPDDVTLLWADDNWGNIRRLPTAEERKRSGGAGVYYHFDYVGGPRSYKWLNTNPIAKVWEQMNLAYRYDANRIWIVNVGDLKPMEFPIEFFLSMAWNPERWGKDNIAEFTRFWAEREFGPTHAAEIADIVAKYTKYNGRRKPELIDSTTFSITDYQEADRVWKEWQDITDQAERIYGQLPPQYRDAFFQLVLHPTKASAQVTQLYIAAGKNNLYATQGRVSANDWAAKTRELFKRDSQLSDEYHKLNGGKWNHMMDQTHLGYTYWNQPPLNKMPAINEVQPIQGEAMGIAMEGSFAPGRFRPPALPEFDVFTKESHYIDVFRRGLDPVQFKVNASQPWILLSTSGGTLTDDQRIWVSIDWGKVPPGKAEGNITFDGPLEFRFPIKVTAFNPSEPKAETVEGFVEGNGYVSMEATHYTNKVDTARARWEKIDDLGRTLSSMSVFPVTAESVTPPNSPRLEYKVYLFNPGEIEVEAILSPTLNIAPGRGVRYAISWDDQPPQIIDALEHNELKDWEKSVEDAVRKVKTKFKVDGVGYHTLKFWMVDPAVVLQKIVVDTGGVNPSYLGPPESFRGKPVAIN, from the coding sequence ATGCCTTCCCCCCTCCGCTTTGCGAAAGCTCTCGTATTGATCCTATTCGCTGTCTGCGTTCAGAACGCCCTTGCGCTCGGACAGCCTCGATATGTGGAACCGTCTTGCACACCGGGTTGTTTCACCATTGCCGATGGCGAAAGCACAGCCACAATACTGGTGGATCCGAGCGATTGGCCCGGAGTAATCCGGGCGGCAAAGGACCTTCAGGCTGATATCAACCGCGTCACCGGGCAGACAGCAAAAATAGTGAATGTCGCTTCGCAAGCCGGAAAGAGCGCCATCATCATCGGCACGATTGGGAAGAGTGCGCTGGTTCGCAGACTCGCGGCATCCCGCAAGATCGATGTCTCTTCCCTTTCGGGCAAATGGGAAGCCTTCGCCCTTCAGGTTGTGGATCGCCCTCTGCCGGGGATTGATCGAGCACTCGTCATTTATGGCAGCGACAAGCGCGGAACGATCTTTGGCATCTACGACCTTTCGGAGCAGATCGGAGTATCGCCATGGTACTGGTGGGCCGATGTTCCCGTTCAACACCGCGATTCCCTGTTCATCAAGGCGGGTCGCTTTGCGCAGGGGCCTTCACCAGTGAAGTATCGCGGAATCTTTCTTAACGATGAAGCGCCAGCGCTCACAAATTGGGTGAAGGAAAAGTTCGGGAACTACAACTCGCAGTTTTATACCAAGGTGTTCGAACTCATCCTCCGCATGAAAGGCAACTACTTGTGGCCGGCCATGTGGAACAACGCGTTCAATGAAGATGACCCGGAGAATCCGAAACTGGCGGATGAGTATGGCATCGTGATGGGTACCTCGCATCATGAGCCCATGCTTCGCGCGCAAAAGGAATGGAAACGGCACGGTACCGGTCCGTGGGACTACACCAGGAATGCCGGGGTCCTTAGAAACTTCTGGGAAGAAGGCGTCACCCGGAACAAGAACTACGAAAGCATCATCACGGTCGGCATGCGCGGCGACGGCGATATGCCGATGTCCGAAGATGCCAACGTTCAGTTACTGGAAAAGATCGTTGCCGACCAGCGCGACATCTTGAAGCGTGCAGTAAATCCCGATGTTACAAAGATTCCTCAGGATTGGGCCCTGTACAAGGAGGTGCAGGAGTACTACGAAAAGGGGATGCGCGTCCCCGATGATGTAACGCTGCTGTGGGCCGATGACAACTGGGGCAACATCCGGCGCCTGCCGACCGCCGAAGAGCGCAAACGCTCTGGCGGTGCGGGCGTGTATTACCACTTCGATTATGTCGGTGGTCCGCGCTCCTACAAGTGGCTTAATACCAACCCCATCGCGAAGGTCTGGGAACAGATGAACCTGGCGTATCGGTACGATGCCAACCGCATCTGGATCGTGAATGTCGGCGATCTCAAACCCATGGAGTTCCCCATTGAGTTCTTCCTCAGCATGGCGTGGAATCCGGAACGCTGGGGCAAGGACAATATCGCTGAGTTCACTCGTTTTTGGGCAGAGCGCGAGTTCGGGCCGACTCACGCTGCTGAAATCGCAGACATCGTGGCGAAGTACACGAAGTACAACGGTCGCCGTAAACCTGAACTGATCGATTCCACCACCTTCAGCATTACCGATTATCAGGAGGCGGACCGCGTCTGGAAAGAATGGCAGGACATTACGGATCAAGCGGAAAGAATTTACGGTCAGCTTCCGCCTCAGTATCGCGATGCATTTTTCCAGCTAGTCCTGCACCCGACGAAAGCGTCCGCGCAAGTCACGCAACTGTACATTGCAGCCGGGAAGAACAATCTCTATGCGACACAGGGACGAGTAAGCGCGAACGACTGGGCTGCTAAAACCCGCGAACTCTTCAAGCGGGACTCTCAACTCTCAGACGAGTATCACAAGTTGAACGGCGGCAAGTGGAATCACATGATGGACCAGACCCATCTCGGATACACCTATTGGAATCAGCCGCCGTTGAACAAAATGCCCGCCATAAACGAAGTGCAGCCAATACAAGGCGAGGCAATGGGCATCGCCATGGAAGGCTCATTCGCACCCGGCCGCTTCCGTCCACCGGCTCTGCCCGAGTTCGACGTATTCACGAAAGAGAGCCACTACATCGATGTCTTCCGGCGCGGCCTCGACCCTGTGCAGTTCAAGGTTAACGCCAGCCAACCGTGGATACTTTTGAGCACTTCCGGTGGAACACTCACCGACGACCAGCGCATCTGGGTCAGTATCGATTGGGGCAAGGTCCCGCCTGGCAAGGCCGAAGGGAACATCACCTTTGATGGGCCGCTTGAGTTCCGCTTCCCAATTAAAGTAACTGCTTTCAACCCTTCGGAACCGAAGGCGGAAACGGTGGAAGGCTTCGTGGAGGGTAACGGCTATGTTTCAATGGAGGCTACCCACTACACGAACAAGGTCGATACCGCTCGTGCTCGCTGGGAAAAGATCGACGACCTCGGACGAACGTTGTCGTCGATGAGCGTATTCCCCGTCACGGCGGAAAGCGTCACTCCTCCGAACAGCCCTCGTCTGGAGTACAAGGTTTACCTCTTCAACCCCGGTGAAATCGAAGTCGAAGCAATCCTCTCGCCCACGCTTAACATTGCTCCGGGCCGTGGTGTTCGATATGCAATCTCGTGGGACGACCAGCCCCCGCAAATCATCGATGCACTCGAGCACAACGAACTCAAAGACTGGGAGAAGTCTGTGGAAGACGCCGTGCGGAAAGTGAAGACAAAGTTCAAAGTCGACGGCGTCGGATACCACACCTTGAAGTTCTGGATGGTTGATCCTGCGGTCGTTCTCCAGAAGATTGTAGTTGATACCGGGGGCGTTAACCCCAGTTACTTAGGGCCGCCGGAAAGTTTCCGTGGCAAGCCGGTAGCTATCAATTAG
- the manD gene encoding D-mannonate dehydratase ManD, with translation MKIVDAKVIVCSPGRNFVTLKIITEDGVYGLGDATLNGRELSVASYLKDHVVPLLIGRDARRIEDIWQYFYKGAYWRRGPVTMTAIAAVDTALWDIKGKSLNAPLYQLLGGASREGVLVYGHASGTDVEDTVKAVADFMKKGYKAIRAQSGIPGLSSTYGVHHGPGHYEPAEKGAPPENEWSTEAYMNFIPTLFARLRKEFGPELHLLHDVHHRLTPNEAARVGKDLEPYRLFWMEDPTPAELQEGFRVIRRHTTTPLAVGEVFNSIYDCQQLIQEQLIDYIRTTVVHAGGITHLRRIANFAEIYHVRTGSHGATDLSPVCMGAALNFDLSVHNFGIQEYMAHADVTDNVFPHSYKFENGLMHPGEAPGIGVDIDEELAAKYPYQRAYLPVNRKLDGTMHSW, from the coding sequence ATGAAGATTGTTGATGCAAAGGTTATCGTTTGCAGCCCCGGACGAAATTTCGTCACCCTGAAAATCATCACAGAGGACGGCGTTTATGGACTCGGAGATGCGACGCTGAATGGCCGCGAGTTATCAGTCGCAAGCTACCTAAAGGACCACGTTGTTCCACTGCTCATCGGCCGTGATGCTCGGCGCATTGAGGACATATGGCAGTACTTCTATAAGGGCGCGTACTGGCGGCGAGGTCCGGTCACGATGACCGCTATCGCGGCGGTCGATACAGCGCTCTGGGACATTAAGGGCAAGTCCCTGAATGCACCGCTGTACCAACTTCTTGGAGGCGCGTCTCGGGAGGGCGTCCTCGTATACGGGCACGCGAGCGGCACCGATGTCGAAGATACCGTGAAGGCAGTGGCCGACTTCATGAAGAAGGGTTACAAGGCGATCCGTGCCCAGTCAGGCATTCCGGGATTATCGAGTACGTATGGCGTGCATCATGGGCCGGGGCATTATGAGCCTGCGGAAAAAGGCGCGCCTCCGGAGAACGAATGGTCCACGGAAGCGTACATGAACTTCATTCCCACGCTGTTCGCTCGGCTACGAAAAGAGTTCGGCCCCGAACTGCACCTCTTGCACGATGTCCATCACCGGCTCACACCGAATGAAGCAGCGCGGGTCGGCAAAGATCTTGAGCCATACCGATTATTCTGGATGGAAGACCCGACTCCCGCCGAATTGCAGGAGGGATTTCGGGTGATTCGGCGGCACACGACAACCCCGCTTGCGGTGGGAGAAGTGTTCAACTCAATTTATGACTGCCAGCAGCTCATCCAGGAACAACTGATCGACTACATCCGCACTACCGTTGTGCACGCTGGCGGTATCACTCACCTGCGGCGGATCGCCAACTTTGCAGAGATCTATCACGTTCGTACCGGATCGCATGGCGCGACTGACCTGAGCCCCGTTTGCATGGGTGCGGCGCTGAACTTTGATCTGAGCGTTCACAACTTCGGAATCCAGGAGTACATGGCGCACGCAGACGTGACCGACAACGTGTTTCCACACAGCTACAAATTCGAGAATGGACTGATGCATCCGGGAGAGGCGCCGGGGATTGGTGTCGATATCGACGAAGAACTCGCGGCCAAGTATCCATACCAGCGAGCGTATCTGCCGGTGAACCGCAAACTCGACGGCACCATGCACAGCTGGTAA
- the uxaC gene encoding glucuronate isomerase, translating into MNFIHENFLLETESARRLYHDYAEDQPIFDFHSHLEASEFAQNRRFRDLFEIWLEGDHYKWRAMRANGVAEKYITGDASPHDKYLAWARTVPFTLRNPLYHWTQLELKRYFGIDDLMDERSAEGIWKKANALLQSADFSALGIIKKFKVRVICSSDDPCSSLEFHKQVNASNPEFRVFPSFRPDPALAVDAPEAFNAWVSRLESTSGKSISSLAEFLDALKARHDAFHAAGCRLSDHGLIYCHANPCSEERAKAIFAKVHAGQIPCPEEHDQFASFMMIYFGRLDAERNWVKQLHLGALRSANTRALRELGPNTGFDSVGDWPQAVLLNRYLDLLENENSLPKMVIYNLNPAENYAFSTAAGNFQDESIAGKIQFGSGWWFLDQKEGIEWQLNTLSATGLLSRFVGMVTDSRSFMSFPRHEYFRRVLCNLLGNDMEKGLLPNDEVLIGTMVRNISYKNAYDFFGLDLSAEAMK; encoded by the coding sequence TTGAACTTCATACACGAGAATTTCTTACTCGAAACCGAATCCGCCCGACGGCTGTACCACGACTATGCCGAGGACCAGCCAATCTTTGACTTTCATTCCCATTTGGAAGCAAGCGAGTTCGCGCAGAATCGTAGGTTCCGGGACTTGTTCGAGATCTGGCTTGAGGGAGACCACTACAAATGGCGCGCCATGCGGGCCAACGGAGTCGCCGAGAAATACATAACCGGTGATGCGTCGCCACATGACAAGTATCTTGCCTGGGCTCGCACGGTTCCCTTTACGCTGCGCAACCCTCTGTATCATTGGACCCAGCTTGAACTGAAGCGTTACTTCGGCATCGATGATTTGATGGACGAAAGGTCAGCCGAAGGTATTTGGAAAAAAGCGAACGCCCTGCTCCAGTCGGCCGACTTTTCTGCCCTTGGAATCATTAAGAAGTTCAAGGTGCGCGTGATTTGTTCCAGCGACGACCCGTGTTCGTCCCTGGAATTCCATAAACAGGTAAACGCCTCAAATCCTGAGTTCAGGGTGTTCCCGTCCTTCCGTCCGGATCCCGCACTTGCGGTTGATGCGCCGGAAGCTTTCAACGCCTGGGTTTCGCGTTTGGAATCCACATCGGGCAAAAGCATATCCAGCCTGGCCGAGTTCCTGGACGCGTTGAAGGCGCGTCACGATGCGTTTCATGCCGCGGGGTGCCGACTGTCGGATCACGGATTGATTTACTGCCATGCGAATCCGTGCTCTGAAGAACGCGCGAAGGCGATCTTCGCAAAAGTGCATGCCGGGCAGATTCCTTGTCCGGAAGAACATGATCAGTTTGCCTCTTTCATGATGATCTACTTCGGTCGTCTGGACGCGGAGCGCAACTGGGTTAAGCAGCTGCATTTGGGCGCACTGAGGAGTGCAAACACCAGAGCATTGCGAGAACTCGGCCCAAATACCGGATTTGACTCGGTCGGAGACTGGCCGCAGGCAGTCTTGCTGAATCGATACCTTGACCTGCTTGAAAACGAAAACAGCCTTCCCAAAATGGTGATTTACAACCTCAATCCCGCTGAGAACTACGCCTTCTCGACTGCCGCCGGAAATTTCCAGGACGAGTCGATCGCGGGAAAGATCCAGTTTGGCAGCGGCTGGTGGTTCCTCGATCAAAAGGAAGGCATTGAATGGCAGCTGAATACACTGTCGGCTACGGGCTTGCTGTCGCGTTTTGTCGGCATGGTTACCGACTCGCGCTCGTTCATGTCGTTCCCTCGACACGAGTACTTCCGGCGTGTGTTGTGCAACCTATTGGGCAATGACATGGAAAAAGGGCTTCTACCGAACGATGAGGTGCTGATCGGCACGATGGTCAGAAACATCTCATACAAAAACGCATACGACTTTTTCGGCCTCGATCTATCGGCCGAAGCGATGAAATAG
- the xylA gene encoding xylose isomerase, which yields MTKSNNPYQPKPEHKFSFGLWTVGNRGRDPFGDAVRPTISPVDIVKLLAEVGAWGVNLHDNDLVPIDATPLERDKIVKEFKDACQKNNIVVPMATVSLFYHPVFRDGAFTANDPDVRAYAIQKTMRAMDLGAELGAKIFVLWGGREGVETDGCRRADEAVKRLRNAIDYLCEYNIDKGYGYKFALEAKPNEPRAHIYMSTTGHYLGLIPTLAHPEMVGVNPEVAHEHMAGLNFMHGVAQAWEAGKLFHIDLNDQEPGRYDQDLRFGSANIKAAFWLVKFLEDVGYAGPRHFDAHAYRTEDYEGVKDFARGCMRTYLMLKEKAERWNADKEIQAILAEINPKPHGANNHGKYSKQSATALLGHAFDKDAMMKKRLPYEKLDQLTVDILLGTR from the coding sequence ATGACGAAAAGCAATAATCCTTACCAGCCAAAGCCGGAGCATAAGTTCTCATTTGGGCTGTGGACCGTCGGGAACCGCGGCCGTGACCCGTTCGGTGACGCGGTGCGACCGACGATCAGCCCTGTCGACATCGTCAAATTACTGGCAGAAGTTGGCGCCTGGGGCGTCAACCTTCACGACAACGACCTGGTGCCAATCGATGCCACGCCCTTGGAACGTGACAAGATCGTGAAAGAGTTCAAGGACGCCTGCCAGAAGAACAATATCGTGGTTCCGATGGCGACCGTGTCGCTCTTTTATCACCCGGTATTCCGCGATGGTGCGTTCACCGCAAACGATCCCGATGTGCGTGCCTACGCGATCCAGAAAACGATGCGAGCGATGGATCTCGGCGCCGAACTAGGCGCGAAGATATTTGTCCTCTGGGGCGGGCGTGAAGGCGTCGAAACCGATGGTTGCCGCCGTGCCGACGAGGCCGTGAAGCGTTTGCGCAATGCCATCGACTATCTCTGCGAGTACAACATCGACAAGGGATACGGATACAAGTTTGCTTTAGAAGCGAAGCCCAACGAGCCCCGCGCTCACATTTACATGTCCACCACCGGCCATTATCTCGGCCTGATCCCGACGCTGGCGCATCCGGAGATGGTTGGGGTAAACCCGGAAGTCGCCCATGAGCACATGGCCGGACTGAACTTCATGCATGGTGTGGCCCAGGCTTGGGAAGCAGGGAAGTTGTTCCACATCGATCTGAATGACCAGGAGCCGGGCCGGTATGACCAGGACCTCCGTTTTGGTTCTGCCAATATCAAGGCTGCTTTCTGGCTGGTTAAGTTCCTCGAAGACGTTGGTTATGCCGGCCCTCGCCACTTCGACGCGCACGCGTACCGGACCGAAGATTACGAAGGCGTGAAGGACTTCGCCCGTGGCTGCATGAGGACTTATCTCATGCTGAAAGAGAAGGCCGAGCGCTGGAATGCGGACAAAGAAATCCAGGCCATTCTGGCGGAAATCAACCCGAAGCCACATGGCGCAAACAACCACGGCAAGTACTCGAAACAAAGTGCTACTGCGCTGTTGGGCCATGCCTTCGACAAAGACGCGATGATGAAGAAGCGGCTGCCATACGAGAAATTGGATCAGTTGACCGTCGATATCCTTCTCGGCACGCGGTAA